The Setaria italica strain Yugu1 chromosome IX, Setaria_italica_v2.0, whole genome shotgun sequence genome has a window encoding:
- the LOC101765555 gene encoding putative cyclin-dependent kinase F-2, whose protein sequence is MAAATRRKRPAPTGTCSSCPAAAGKKRPRYQFGSIYNYEKLEVLGEGTYGVVVKARDQRTGETVAIKWIRPDDDGAGATDLRAVFREAGCLEACRGHPSIVQMKEVAADEVTGHVFIVMEFVGPSLESRLTRPFSEAETRAMMRQLLRGAEKLHGEGTVHRDIKPDNILVGPGGTLKICDLGMAAPARRAGEPYPEETVAALWYRAPELLRGARTYGAAVDMWALGCVMSELLTGEPLFEDAKTEDDVLHRAHDLEDAMEFTDLAFGDLPELSEAGREVLRGLLSFAPEKRLTAAEALSHRWFDGEDAPLSSALCPRKDRRGFISFI, encoded by the coding sequence atggcggcggcgacccgcCGCAAGCGCCCGGCGCCCACGGGAACCTGCTCCAGCtgtcccgcggcggccggcaagAAGCGGCCGCGGTACCAGTTCGGGAGCATCTACAACTACGAGAAGCTCGAGGTGCTCGGGGAGGGCACCTACGGCGTCGTGGTGAAGGCGCGGGACCAGCGCACGGGCGAGACGGTGGCCATCAAGTGGATCCgccccgacgacgacggcgctggCGCGACCGACCTCCGCGCGGTGTTCCGCGAGGCCGGCTGCCTCGAGGCGTGCAGGGGCCACCCCTCGATCGTGCAGATGAAGGAGGTCGCCGCCGATGAGGTCACCGGGCACGTGTTCATCGTGATGGAGTTCGTGGGCCCGAGCCTCGAGAGCCGCCTCACGCGGCCCTTCTCCGAGGCCGAGACCCGCGCGATGATGCGCCAGCTCCTGCGCGGCGCCGAGAAGCTGCACGGCGAGGGCACGGTCCACCGCGACATCAAGCCGGACAACATCCTCGTTGGCCCCGGCGGCACGCTGAAGATCTGCGACCTCGgaatggcggcgccggcgaggcgcgcGGGTGAGCCGTACCCGGAGGAAACCGTGGCCGCGCTGTGGTACCGCGCGCCGGAGCTGCTGAGGGGGGCCCGGACCTACGGCGCCGCCGTGGACATGTGGGCGCTGGGGTGCGTGATGAGCGAGTTGCTCACCGGCGAGCCCCTGTTCGAGGACGCGAAGACGGAGGATGACGTCCTCCACAGGGCGCACGACCTGGAGGACGCGATGGAGTTCACGGACCTGGCGTTCGGGGACCTGCCAGAGCTGTCGGAGGCCGGGCGCGAGGTCCTGCGTGGCCTGCTGAGCTTCGCGCCGGAGAAGAGGCTCACCGCGGCGGAGGCGCTCAGCCACCGGTGGTTCGACGGGGAGGACGCGCCCCTGTCCTCTGCTCTTTGTCCTCGGAAGGATCGCCGTGGTTTCATCAGTTTCATCTAG
- the LOC101777278 gene encoding protein NRT1/ PTR FAMILY 5.2 isoform X2 gives MILLTLAVSLPALRPPKCGDGTADPNCTHQATSAQLGVFFLGLYILAVGTGGTKPNISTIGADQFDDNHPRERRHKLSFFNWWMFSIFFGTLFANTVLVYIQDNVGWTVGYALPTLGLAVSIVIFTAGTPFYRHKPTSDSPFAKMARVIVAAARKWAVAAPVDPRDLHELDEEHYAKKNAARLPHTPNLAVLSKAAVKTAGAPAAASRWSLSTVTQVEETKQMLKMLPVLAITFVPSAMMAQINTLFVKQGTTLERHIGPHFEIPPASLQGFVTISMLVSVVLYDRVFMPLARRATGNPRGISLLQRMGVGLVIHIAIMGIASVTERHRLAVAHEHGIFTSKDTTIPLTIFVLLPQFALMGVADAFLEVAKIEFFYDQAPEGMKSLGTSYAMTSLGVGNFLSSALLSTVSHVTRRGGRAGWILNNLNASRLDKYYAFFAVLNCANLLVFFVVCRLYVYNAEISRVVDVGSGGGVASSGEKKREVAMQPASVGAVEITL, from the coding sequence ATGATCCTGCTGACGCTGGCGGTGTCGCTGCCGGCGCTGCGGCCGCCCAAGTGCGGCGACGGCACAGCGGACCCAAACTGCACGCACCAGGCGACGAGCGCGCAGCTGGGCGTCTTCTTCCTGGGCCTGTACATCCTCGCCGTGGGCACGGGTGGCACCAAGCCCAACATCTCCACCATCGGCGCCGACCAGTTCGACGACAACCACCCGCGGGAGCGCCGCCACAAGCTCTCCTTCTTCAACTGGTGGATGttcagcatcttcttcggcaCGCTCTTCGCCAACACCGTCCTCGTCTACATCCAGGACAACGTCGGCTGGACCGTGGGCTACGCGCTCCCCACGCTGGGCCTCGCCGTCTCCATTGTCATCTTCACCGCCGGCACGCCCTTCTACCGCCACAAGCCCACCTCCGATAGCCCCTTCGCCAAGATGGCCAGGGTCATCGTGGCGGCGGCCAGGAAGTGGGCCGTGGCCGCGCCCGTGGACCCGCGCGACCTGCACGAGCTCGATGAGGAGCACTACGCCAAGAAGAACGCCGCCCGGCTCCCGCACACGCCCAACCTGGCGGTGCTGAGCAAGGCGGCGGTGAAGAcggccggcgcgccggcggcggcgtcgcggtggTCGCTGAGCACGGTGACGCAGGTGGAGGAGACGAAGCAGATGCTCAAGATGCTCCCCGTGCTGGCCATCACGTTCGTGCCCAGCGCGATGATGGCGCAGATCAACACCCTGTTCGTGAAGCAGGGCACGACGCTGGAGCGGCACATCGGCCCGCACTTCGAGATCCCGCCGGCGAGCCTCCAGGGGTTCGTGACCATCTCCATGCTGGTGTCCGTGGTGCTCTACGACCGTGTGTTCATGCCCTtggcgcggcgggcgacggggaACCCGCGCGGCATCTCGCTGCTCCAGCGCATGGGCGTCGGGCTCGTCATCCACATCGCCATCATGGGCATCGCGTCCGTGACGGAGCGGCACCGCCTGGCGGTGGCGCACGAGCACGGCATCTTCACCAGCAAGGACACGACGATCCCGCTCACCATCTTCGTGCTGCTCCCGCAGTTCGCGCTGATGGGCGTGGCCGACGCGTTCCTGGAGGTGGCCAAGATCGAGTTCTTCTATGACCAGGCGCCCGAGGGGATGAAGAGCCTGGGCACCTCGTACGCCATGACCAGCCTCGGCGTGGGGAACTTCCTCAGCAGCGCGCTGCTCTCGACGGTATCGCACGTCacgcggcggggcggccgggCAGGGTGGATCCTCAACAACCTCAACGCCTCGCGTCTGGACAAGTACTACGCCTTCTTCGCCGTGCTAAACTGCGCCAACCTCCTCGTCTTCTTCGTCGTGTGCCGGCTCTACGTGTACAACGCCGAGATCTCCCGCGTCGTCGacgtcggcagcggcggcggcgtagccAGCAGCGGGGAGAAGAAGCGGGAGGTCGCGATGCAGCCAGCGAGCGTGGGCGCCGTGGAGATCACCCTGTAG
- the LOC101777278 gene encoding protein NRT1/ PTR FAMILY 5.2 isoform X1 — MAERLEAAPASGDEYTQDGTVDLHGNPVLRAKRGGWKACGFVVVYEVFERMAFYGISSNLVLYLTTKLHQGVVPSANNVTNWVGTIWMTPVIGAYVADAHLGRYRTFMGASVIYLIGMILLTLAVSLPALRPPKCGDGTADPNCTHQATSAQLGVFFLGLYILAVGTGGTKPNISTIGADQFDDNHPRERRHKLSFFNWWMFSIFFGTLFANTVLVYIQDNVGWTVGYALPTLGLAVSIVIFTAGTPFYRHKPTSDSPFAKMARVIVAAARKWAVAAPVDPRDLHELDEEHYAKKNAARLPHTPNLAVLSKAAVKTAGAPAAASRWSLSTVTQVEETKQMLKMLPVLAITFVPSAMMAQINTLFVKQGTTLERHIGPHFEIPPASLQGFVTISMLVSVVLYDRVFMPLARRATGNPRGISLLQRMGVGLVIHIAIMGIASVTERHRLAVAHEHGIFTSKDTTIPLTIFVLLPQFALMGVADAFLEVAKIEFFYDQAPEGMKSLGTSYAMTSLGVGNFLSSALLSTVSHVTRRGGRAGWILNNLNASRLDKYYAFFAVLNCANLLVFFVVCRLYVYNAEISRVVDVGSGGGVASSGEKKREVAMQPASVGAVEITL, encoded by the exons ATGGCGGAGAGgctggaggcggcgccggcctccgGCGACGAGTACACGCAGGACGGCACGGTGGACCTCCACGGCAACCCGGTGCTCCGGGCCAAGCGCGGAGGGTGGAAAGCCTGCGGCTTCGTCGTAG TGTACGAGGTGTTCGAGCGGATGGCGTTCTACGGCATCTCGTCGAACCTGGTGCTGTACCTGACGACGAAGCTGCACCAGGGCGTGGTGCCGTCGGCGAACAACGTCACCAACTGGGTCGGAACCATCTGGATGACGCCGGTCATCGGAGCCTACGTCGCCGACGCGCACCTCGGCCGCTACCGCACCTTCATGGGCGCCTCCGTCATCTACCTCATC GGCATGATCCTGCTGACGCTGGCGGTGTCGCTGCCGGCGCTGCGGCCGCCCAAGTGCGGCGACGGCACAGCGGACCCAAACTGCACGCACCAGGCGACGAGCGCGCAGCTGGGCGTCTTCTTCCTGGGCCTGTACATCCTCGCCGTGGGCACGGGTGGCACCAAGCCCAACATCTCCACCATCGGCGCCGACCAGTTCGACGACAACCACCCGCGGGAGCGCCGCCACAAGCTCTCCTTCTTCAACTGGTGGATGttcagcatcttcttcggcaCGCTCTTCGCCAACACCGTCCTCGTCTACATCCAGGACAACGTCGGCTGGACCGTGGGCTACGCGCTCCCCACGCTGGGCCTCGCCGTCTCCATTGTCATCTTCACCGCCGGCACGCCCTTCTACCGCCACAAGCCCACCTCCGATAGCCCCTTCGCCAAGATGGCCAGGGTCATCGTGGCGGCGGCCAGGAAGTGGGCCGTGGCCGCGCCCGTGGACCCGCGCGACCTGCACGAGCTCGATGAGGAGCACTACGCCAAGAAGAACGCCGCCCGGCTCCCGCACACGCCCAACCTGGCGGTGCTGAGCAAGGCGGCGGTGAAGAcggccggcgcgccggcggcggcgtcgcggtggTCGCTGAGCACGGTGACGCAGGTGGAGGAGACGAAGCAGATGCTCAAGATGCTCCCCGTGCTGGCCATCACGTTCGTGCCCAGCGCGATGATGGCGCAGATCAACACCCTGTTCGTGAAGCAGGGCACGACGCTGGAGCGGCACATCGGCCCGCACTTCGAGATCCCGCCGGCGAGCCTCCAGGGGTTCGTGACCATCTCCATGCTGGTGTCCGTGGTGCTCTACGACCGTGTGTTCATGCCCTtggcgcggcgggcgacggggaACCCGCGCGGCATCTCGCTGCTCCAGCGCATGGGCGTCGGGCTCGTCATCCACATCGCCATCATGGGCATCGCGTCCGTGACGGAGCGGCACCGCCTGGCGGTGGCGCACGAGCACGGCATCTTCACCAGCAAGGACACGACGATCCCGCTCACCATCTTCGTGCTGCTCCCGCAGTTCGCGCTGATGGGCGTGGCCGACGCGTTCCTGGAGGTGGCCAAGATCGAGTTCTTCTATGACCAGGCGCCCGAGGGGATGAAGAGCCTGGGCACCTCGTACGCCATGACCAGCCTCGGCGTGGGGAACTTCCTCAGCAGCGCGCTGCTCTCGACGGTATCGCACGTCacgcggcggggcggccgggCAGGGTGGATCCTCAACAACCTCAACGCCTCGCGTCTGGACAAGTACTACGCCTTCTTCGCCGTGCTAAACTGCGCCAACCTCCTCGTCTTCTTCGTCGTGTGCCGGCTCTACGTGTACAACGCCGAGATCTCCCGCGTCGTCGacgtcggcagcggcggcggcgtagccAGCAGCGGGGAGAAGAAGCGGGAGGTCGCGATGCAGCCAGCGAGCGTGGGCGCCGTGGAGATCACCCTGTAG